The Gemmata palustris genome includes a region encoding these proteins:
- a CDS encoding PSD1 and planctomycete cytochrome C domain-containing protein codes for MRISILTVLALLSPSAVVRAAEPVDNDYFEKKVRPILVANCVSCHDAKKQKGGLRLDAKAEFAKGGESGPAVKPGDPAKSQLVAAVGYAGEVKMPPKGKLSDADIAVLTEWVRGGAPWPNDGAGSAGTSAKFDLHARAKAHWSFATIKRPQPPQITNHKSQITNEIDRFLLAQLDKADLTFAPPAEKRTLLRRIYFDLTGLPPTPAEIDAFLKDESPSAYEKVVEKLLASPQYGERWGRHWLDLVRYAETQGHEFDFEIPDAWRYRDYVIRALNADVPFDQFLTEQIAGDLLPPRRAPDGTNDALAATGFWWLGEAKHSPVDSRAEFADRIDNQIDVFGKAVLGLTISCARCHDHKFDPIATKDYYALFGVLSSSRYNRADVSDPAPTIKLLDEMKTARAELDRVLGLAKPGADAPRSPQGTTWREKAVEFERFGGDWQKRWFTDGLAFRPEAGDGFPHSGQESRKLVGALRSPTFAIDKPYLAVRVAGRSARARLVLNGLQLIQDPIYGGLAQSINHGEELRWMVFDLRMWKGQPAYLELLDDGPGWVAIAEAWFADAPPPSEPGAKVRSPELPADPNADKLIARVREIEAKIPDPRRAPAMADGNGINEHVFIRGSHKNLGTEAPRATLEAFGRSAFATTGSGRLELARTVTDPSNPLVARVIVNRLWKHHFGEGLVRSPDDFGLQGQRPTHPELLDWLATELVTKKWSLKSMHRLMVLSTAYRQSSRATPEQTVKAVTADPQNKLLHRQNVKRLEAEAIRDSILAVSGRLDLKMGGQGAPPSLTDHQVGRGRPASGPLDGDGRRSVYLQVRRNFINPMFTAFDYPTPFTAIGRRTVSNVPAQALVMLNNPFVLQQAELWAKRALAAPGQKPEDRVRQMYATAFGREPTNDERTSAVAFVAEQAAEYGKPDHPKAWADLAHVLLNAKEFIFVE; via the coding sequence ATGCGCATTTCGATCCTCACCGTTCTCGCTTTGTTGTCTCCCAGCGCAGTGGTTCGCGCAGCCGAGCCGGTAGACAACGATTACTTCGAGAAGAAGGTGCGGCCGATCCTGGTCGCGAACTGCGTGAGTTGCCACGACGCGAAGAAGCAGAAGGGCGGGTTACGGCTCGACGCGAAGGCCGAGTTCGCGAAGGGCGGCGAGAGCGGCCCCGCGGTCAAGCCCGGTGACCCGGCCAAGAGCCAACTCGTCGCCGCCGTCGGCTACGCGGGCGAAGTCAAGATGCCCCCCAAGGGCAAGCTCTCGGACGCCGACATTGCCGTGCTCACGGAATGGGTGAGGGGCGGCGCGCCGTGGCCCAACGACGGCGCGGGTTCGGCCGGCACGAGCGCGAAGTTCGATTTGCACGCGCGGGCAAAGGCGCACTGGTCGTTCGCCACGATCAAGCGCCCGCAACCGCCACAAATCACAAATCACAAATCACAAATCACAAATGAAATTGATCGGTTCCTGCTCGCACAGCTCGACAAAGCCGACTTAACGTTCGCTCCGCCGGCCGAAAAACGCACGCTGTTGCGCCGAATATACTTCGACCTGACCGGGCTCCCCCCCACGCCCGCGGAAATCGATGCGTTCCTGAAAGACGAATCGCCGAGTGCTTACGAGAAGGTCGTCGAAAAGCTGCTCGCGTCGCCCCAGTACGGCGAGCGCTGGGGCCGACACTGGCTCGACCTCGTGCGGTACGCAGAAACGCAGGGCCACGAGTTCGACTTTGAAATCCCGGATGCGTGGCGCTACCGCGACTACGTGATTCGCGCGCTCAACGCGGACGTGCCGTTCGACCAGTTCCTCACCGAGCAGATCGCGGGCGACCTCCTCCCCCCGCGGCGCGCGCCGGACGGCACGAACGATGCGCTCGCCGCGACCGGGTTTTGGTGGCTCGGCGAGGCGAAGCACTCACCGGTCGATTCGCGCGCCGAGTTCGCCGACCGCATCGATAACCAAATTGATGTGTTCGGCAAGGCGGTGCTCGGCCTCACGATCAGTTGCGCCCGGTGCCACGATCACAAGTTCGACCCGATCGCGACCAAAGACTACTACGCCCTGTTCGGCGTGCTAAGTAGCTCGCGCTACAACCGCGCCGATGTGAGCGACCCCGCCCCGACGATAAAATTGCTCGACGAAATGAAGACCGCCCGCGCAGAACTGGACCGCGTTCTGGGGCTCGCAAAGCCGGGAGCGGATGCCCCTCGTTCCCCTCAAGGAACGACCTGGCGCGAGAAGGCCGTCGAGTTCGAGCGCTTCGGTGGTGACTGGCAGAAGCGCTGGTTCACCGACGGGTTGGCGTTCCGCCCCGAAGCCGGCGACGGGTTCCCCCACAGCGGGCAGGAGTCGCGCAAACTCGTGGGCGCGCTCCGCTCACCGACGTTCGCCATCGACAAGCCGTACCTCGCGGTTCGCGTGGCCGGGCGCAGCGCGCGGGCGCGGCTCGTGCTCAACGGTCTGCAACTCATCCAAGACCCGATCTACGGCGGGCTCGCCCAGTCGATCAACCACGGCGAAGAGCTCCGCTGGATGGTGTTCGACTTGCGCATGTGGAAGGGCCAGCCCGCGTACCTGGAGTTGCTCGACGACGGGCCGGGTTGGGTCGCGATCGCGGAAGCGTGGTTCGCGGACGCCCCGCCCCCGAGCGAACCGGGAGCCAAGGTGCGGTCCCCCGAACTGCCTGCTGACCCCAACGCGGACAAACTCATTGCCCGCGTGCGCGAGATCGAGGCCAAAATCCCCGATCCCCGGCGCGCCCCCGCGATGGCCGACGGCAACGGCATCAACGAACACGTGTTCATCCGCGGGAGCCACAAGAACCTCGGCACCGAGGCACCGCGGGCCACCCTCGAAGCGTTCGGCAGATCCGCGTTCGCCACCACCGGCAGCGGGCGCCTCGAACTCGCGCGCACCGTCACCGATCCGTCGAACCCGCTCGTCGCGCGCGTGATCGTGAACCGGCTCTGGAAGCACCACTTCGGCGAGGGGCTCGTTCGCAGCCCCGACGATTTCGGCCTCCAGGGGCAACGCCCCACGCACCCGGAACTGCTCGACTGGTTGGCGACCGAACTGGTCACGAAGAAGTGGAGCCTGAAGTCGATGCACCGGCTGATGGTGCTCTCCACCGCGTACCGGCAATCGAGCCGCGCGACACCGGAACAGACCGTGAAAGCGGTCACCGCCGACCCACAGAACAAGTTGCTCCACCGGCAGAACGTGAAACGCCTCGAAGCCGAAGCGATCCGCGACAGCATCCTCGCGGTCAGCGGACGACTCGACCTCAAGATGGGGGGCCAGGGCGCGCCACCGAGCCTCACCGACCACCAGGTCGGGCGCGGGCGCCCGGCGTCCGGGCCGCTCGACGGCGACGGCCGGCGCAGCGTCTACCTGCAAGTGCGCCGAAACTTCATCAACCCGATGTTCACCGCGTTCGACTACCCCACGCCGTTCACCGCGATCGGCCGGCGCACCGTGTCCAACGTGCCGGCCCAGGCGCTTGTGATGCTGAACAACCCGTTCGTGCTCCAACAAGCGGAACTGTGGGCGAAACGCGCGCTCGCGGCACCGGGCCAGAAACCCGAGGACCGCGTGCGCCAGATGTACGCGACCGCGTTCGGGCGCGAGCCCACGAACGACGAACGAACCAGTGCGGTCGCGTTCGTGGCAGAACAGGCCGCGGAGTACGGCAAACCCGACCACCCGAAGGCGTGGGCCGACCTCGCCCACGTCCTGCTCAACGCGAAGGAGTTCATCTTCGTGGAGTGA
- a CDS encoding TIGR03000 domain-containing protein, giving the protein MYSIVMLTAMSAGADVTPPAKPAAVVPLATGCCGAVSVGCYGSCYGSSCHGSCHGGSFAGVRSSGFLGHRTSCTGYSCFGSCNGYAHYASCYGSCRGCSGAFQYGSSWGPPIGMPPYTLHGYNSGASPVWGPGYPTTNLTDPHAVYGTITNPNAPANPNRPPVMTVPVAPAPKPGSDGQPMGANLKFTLPADAKLFVDGKPAAGAGPERHFYTPPLAVGQKFFYEVKAEIMVDGKLVVEEKKIIVEAGANLTETFPKLVAAAGTNGTVAGK; this is encoded by the coding sequence ATGTACAGCATCGTGATGCTCACCGCGATGTCGGCCGGTGCCGACGTCACCCCGCCCGCGAAACCCGCCGCGGTTGTCCCCCTTGCCACCGGGTGCTGTGGCGCCGTGTCGGTCGGGTGCTACGGGTCGTGCTACGGCTCCTCCTGTCACGGGTCGTGCCACGGCGGTTCGTTCGCGGGGGTGCGCTCCAGCGGGTTCCTCGGGCACCGCACCTCGTGTACCGGGTATTCGTGCTTCGGCTCGTGCAACGGGTACGCGCACTACGCTTCCTGCTACGGTTCGTGCCGCGGGTGCTCGGGCGCGTTCCAATACGGATCGAGTTGGGGGCCGCCGATCGGGATGCCGCCGTACACGCTCCACGGGTACAACTCCGGCGCCTCGCCGGTGTGGGGGCCGGGTTACCCGACGACCAACCTGACCGACCCGCACGCGGTCTACGGCACCATCACCAACCCGAACGCCCCGGCGAACCCGAACCGCCCGCCGGTGATGACGGTCCCGGTCGCCCCGGCGCCCAAGCCGGGCTCGGACGGCCAGCCGATGGGCGCGAACCTGAAGTTCACCCTCCCGGCCGACGCCAAGCTCTTCGTGGACGGCAAGCCGGCCGCCGGCGCCGGCCCGGAGCGCCACTTCTACACCCCGCCGCTCGCGGTCGGACAGAAGTTCTTCTACGAGGTGAAGGCCGAGATCATGGTGGACGGTAAGCTCGTGGTCGAAGAGAAGAAGATCATCGTCGAGGCCGGAGCGAACCTGACCGAAACGTTCCCGAAACTCGTCGCCGCGGCCGGCACGAACGGCACCGTCGCCGGTAAGTAA
- a CDS encoding RNA ligase (ATP), which yields MRKLASIQTVNAAEPIPNADAIEKIRVLGWWVVVKKGEFKPGDRVVYCEIDSLLPETADFEFLRPNCFKPARTDAAGAVVLPSGFRIKTIKLRGQVSQGICFPLDILPAGAPATEDADVTEALGVSKWEPPQTGASGRARGSFPGFLPKTDETRVQVLEKVLARYQGVEFCLTEKLDGTSFTAFIREGEFGVCSRNMLLDTTDPMSALVGVAKRLNLEERLRAIGAARGFEVAVQGEVIGPGVQQNKYALKEVGLRVFNVFDVSAYRFLDHADALAAVAEMGLEAVPQLGTLVLGHGVDELVALSEGTSVLNAKAQREGIVLRPLREVDDDYLGRLSFKAINPKFLLKYDE from the coding sequence ATGCGCAAACTTGCCAGCATTCAGACGGTGAACGCCGCCGAACCGATCCCCAACGCCGACGCGATCGAGAAGATCCGCGTTCTCGGTTGGTGGGTCGTCGTCAAGAAGGGCGAATTTAAGCCCGGGGATCGAGTGGTGTACTGCGAAATCGACTCCCTGCTGCCGGAAACGGCGGACTTCGAGTTCCTGCGCCCCAACTGCTTCAAGCCCGCGCGAACGGACGCGGCCGGCGCGGTCGTGCTCCCGAGCGGGTTCCGCATCAAGACGATCAAGCTCCGCGGTCAGGTGTCGCAGGGCATTTGTTTCCCGCTCGACATTCTGCCCGCCGGCGCGCCCGCCACCGAAGACGCGGACGTGACCGAGGCCCTGGGCGTGTCCAAGTGGGAACCGCCCCAGACCGGCGCCAGCGGTCGGGCGCGCGGGAGCTTCCCCGGCTTCTTGCCGAAGACGGACGAGACCCGCGTGCAGGTGCTCGAAAAAGTCCTCGCGCGGTACCAGGGCGTGGAGTTCTGCCTCACGGAGAAGCTGGACGGCACCTCGTTTACCGCATTCATCCGGGAGGGCGAGTTCGGCGTGTGCAGCCGGAACATGCTCCTCGATACGACCGACCCGATGAGCGCGCTCGTCGGGGTGGCGAAGCGCCTGAACCTCGAAGAGCGCCTGCGCGCGATCGGCGCCGCACGCGGGTTCGAGGTCGCAGTTCAGGGCGAGGTGATCGGTCCCGGAGTGCAGCAGAACAAGTACGCACTGAAGGAGGTCGGGCTCCGCGTATTTAACGTGTTCGACGTGAGCGCGTATCGGTTCCTCGACCACGCGGACGCGCTCGCCGCCGTCGCCGAAATGGGGCTGGAAGCTGTCCCGCAGCTCGGCACGCTCGTGCTGGGCCACGGCGTGGACGAACTCGTCGCGCTGTCCGAGGGCACGAGCGTTCTGAACGCCAAGGCCCAGCGCGAAGGAATCGTGCTGCGCCCGCTGCGCGAGGTGGACGACGACTACCTCGGGCGCCTCAGTTTCAAGGCGATCAACCCGAAATTCCTGCTCAAGTACGACGAGTAG
- a CDS encoding sigma-54-dependent transcriptional regulator: protein MPKLLVVDDEPIICHSFRRVFAAPDVEILTAGTVTEGWRRVEQERPDVIVLDLQLPDGSGLDLFERIRTADPKRPVIFITAHGTTETTIEAMKHGAFDYLLKPLDLEQMSGVLGRAFEAARLMREPAALPDDPGGDRIIGRSPLMQEMCKQIGRIAPQDVNVLILGESGTGKELVARAIYSHSRRASRPFMALNCAAIPDALVESELFGHEQGAFTGADRKRIGKFEQCGDGTLLLDEIGDMPLAAQAKMLRVLQDQTFERLGGSQPIATHVRVLAATNQHLEQLIANGRFRNDLYYRLKVVTIHVPALRERRADIPELAHYFLFRYAREANRDLRGFAPEALDLLQRYDWPGNVRELQNSIQAAVYQTAGRTLLPTDLPGLADAPLAPAAPLAPDAPLSFDLAATIESMLQEGGKDVHKRVIALVERELIARALRHTHGHQMQASDLLGINRTTLRTKLRELGITLDKVVTDQNGE, encoded by the coding sequence ATGCCGAAGCTCCTGGTCGTTGACGACGAGCCGATCATCTGTCACTCGTTCCGGCGGGTGTTCGCCGCGCCCGATGTGGAAATTCTGACGGCCGGGACGGTCACCGAGGGGTGGCGCCGGGTCGAGCAGGAGCGCCCGGACGTGATCGTGCTGGATTTGCAGCTCCCGGACGGGTCCGGGCTCGATCTGTTCGAGCGCATCCGGACCGCGGACCCGAAGCGCCCGGTGATCTTCATCACCGCGCACGGGACCACCGAGACGACCATTGAGGCGATGAAGCACGGCGCGTTCGATTACCTGCTCAAGCCGCTCGACCTGGAGCAGATGAGCGGCGTGCTCGGGCGCGCGTTCGAGGCCGCCCGGCTCATGCGCGAGCCGGCCGCGCTCCCGGACGACCCGGGCGGCGATCGGATCATCGGGCGGTCGCCGCTCATGCAGGAGATGTGCAAGCAGATCGGGCGAATCGCCCCGCAGGACGTGAACGTGCTGATTCTGGGGGAGAGCGGAACCGGCAAGGAACTGGTCGCCCGTGCGATCTACTCGCACAGCCGGCGTGCGTCCCGCCCGTTCATGGCGCTCAACTGCGCCGCGATCCCGGACGCGCTCGTCGAGAGCGAATTGTTCGGGCACGAACAGGGCGCGTTTACCGGGGCCGACCGCAAGCGCATCGGCAAATTCGAGCAGTGCGGGGACGGGACGCTCCTGCTCGACGAGATCGGCGACATGCCGCTCGCCGCGCAAGCCAAGATGCTCCGCGTGCTCCAGGACCAGACCTTCGAGCGCCTCGGGGGGAGCCAACCCATCGCGACGCACGTCCGCGTGCTCGCCGCGACCAACCAGCACCTCGAGCAGCTCATCGCCAACGGGCGGTTCCGTAACGATCTCTATTACCGGCTGAAGGTGGTCACGATCCACGTCCCGGCGCTGCGTGAACGGAGGGCCGATATTCCCGAGCTGGCGCACTATTTCCTCTTCCGCTACGCGCGCGAAGCCAACCGCGACTTGCGCGGGTTCGCGCCAGAAGCCCTTGATTTGCTCCAACGTTACGATTGGCCGGGGAACGTCCGCGAGTTGCAGAACAGCATCCAGGCGGCCGTTTACCAGACCGCGGGCCGAACGCTCCTGCCCACGGACTTGCCGGGGTTGGCCGACGCACCCCTTGCGCCGGCCGCTCCCCTCGCTCCCGATGCGCCGCTCTCGTTCGATTTGGCGGCAACGATTGAATCGATGCTTCAAGAAGGCGGAAAGGACGTTCACAAGCGGGTGATCGCGCTCGTGGAGCGCGAACTGATCGCTCGTGCGCTGCGGCACACGCACGGGCACCAGATGCAAGCGAGCGACCTACTCGGCATCAATCGCACCACTCTGCGAACCAAGCTCCGGGAACTCGGCATCACCCTGGATAAAGTCGTCACCGACCAGAACGGCGAGTGA
- a CDS encoding sensor histidine kinase: protein MKQFLFARYSWPLVTLGGLVAAACLASTWYINRLQGDLARAVRHDASKMDAADELQVQLRHLRFHSVIFAAEPTAARAELVRADTAQVEAAFDSIRRNLIADDEELLALIERDYAEYKHRLGPDGLPLPARTVPDLIRWSDAHPMRELLQPVRELSDRQRARMEAGLTRSEAQTTWAGRVLIVLGLAGALGGLLSGYATARGLTRRAAHLSVRVRAVQAELDQEVGALTVDAARSIGDLDAQLDYVVGRVKEVCQRLQEQERGLLRAEQLAAVGQLAAGIAHEVRNPLTGIKFLVEGALRPAQTIPLTNEDLRLIRQEVVRIERTVQGLLDFARTPVLDRHRYDLRELVAEAAGVARGRAEAKPVALRVAPAPAAAVASVDRDQFLSLLTNLLLNAIDATPPGGEVQVRTSTAPNGALTVEVADTGTGIDPRIADKLFTPFATTKPTGTGLGLTIAQRVARDHGGTLTAANRISGGACFTLTLPAAGDLHAEAPGR, encoded by the coding sequence GTGAAGCAGTTCCTGTTCGCGCGGTACTCGTGGCCGCTCGTCACCCTCGGCGGGCTGGTCGCGGCCGCGTGCCTGGCCAGTACGTGGTACATCAACCGGCTCCAGGGCGATCTCGCGCGCGCGGTCCGGCACGATGCGTCCAAAATGGACGCGGCCGACGAGCTCCAGGTCCAGTTGCGGCACCTCCGGTTCCACTCGGTCATTTTCGCCGCCGAACCGACCGCCGCGCGCGCCGAGCTGGTGCGGGCCGATACCGCTCAAGTGGAGGCGGCGTTCGACAGCATCCGGCGCAACCTCATCGCGGACGACGAAGAGTTGCTCGCACTCATCGAGCGCGACTACGCCGAATACAAGCACCGGCTCGGGCCCGACGGGTTGCCGCTCCCCGCGCGCACCGTGCCCGACCTCATTCGCTGGTCCGATGCGCACCCGATGCGGGAACTGTTGCAGCCGGTCCGCGAGCTGTCCGATCGCCAGCGCGCCCGCATGGAAGCCGGGTTAACCCGGAGCGAAGCGCAGACGACCTGGGCCGGGCGCGTGCTGATCGTTCTGGGACTGGCGGGGGCGCTCGGCGGGCTCCTGAGCGGGTACGCGACCGCGCGCGGGTTGACGCGCCGGGCCGCGCACCTCTCGGTCCGCGTCCGGGCCGTCCAAGCCGAACTGGACCAGGAAGTGGGTGCGCTGACGGTGGACGCCGCGCGCTCCATTGGGGACCTCGACGCACAACTCGACTACGTGGTCGGGCGCGTCAAGGAGGTCTGTCAGCGGCTCCAGGAGCAAGAGCGCGGGCTGCTCCGGGCCGAGCAACTTGCCGCGGTCGGTCAACTCGCCGCGGGGATCGCGCACGAGGTCCGCAACCCGCTCACGGGAATCAAGTTCCTGGTCGAAGGAGCACTCCGCCCGGCTCAAACGATTCCACTGACGAACGAAGACCTCCGACTGATCCGCCAGGAGGTCGTTCGCATCGAGCGAACCGTGCAGGGGCTTTTGGACTTCGCCCGAACCCCGGTACTCGACCGGCACCGGTACGACCTCCGCGAACTGGTCGCCGAAGCCGCCGGGGTCGCACGCGGGCGCGCCGAGGCGAAACCGGTCGCCCTGCGCGTGGCTCCCGCGCCCGCCGCGGCCGTGGCGTCCGTGGACCGCGACCAGTTCCTATCGCTCCTCACGAACCTGCTCCTCAACGCGATCGACGCCACCCCGCCCGGCGGCGAGGTGCAGGTTCGCACCAGTACGGCGCCGAACGGCGCCCTGACCGTAGAAGTCGCCGATACCGGAACGGGAATCGACCCGCGGATCGCCGACAAGCTCTTCACCCCGTTCGCGACCACCAAGCCGACCGGCACCGGTTTGGGGCTGACCATTGCCCAGCGCGTCGCGCGCGATCACGGCGGAACGCTGACCGCCGCCAACCGAATCAGCGGCGGGGCGTGTTTCACCCTGACTCTACCCGCCGCGGGAGACCTCCATGCCGAAGCTCCTGGTCGTTGA
- a CDS encoding Gfo/Idh/MocA family protein → MTTRRITRRQALAASAAALGYFHLAPAVSSARVYRANEKLRVAGVGVGGKGDSDIEQAAKLMDVVALCDVDESKLAPKAKKWAAAKTFTDFRKLFDDTALLKNIDAFTVSTPDHNHAVVSILAMRAGKHVYCQKPLTHDVYEAHLMRAEAKKNKVCTQMGNQGTAANGLRRAAELLQKGVLGDVAEVHVWTNRPIWPQAPGVTDQKPPKEGAVPKGIHWDEFLGVAPDRPYAAGIHPFAWRGFWDYGTGAIGDMACHTANMAFMGLKLGHPTKVSAEAGDVNPLTCPSFAQAAIEFPKREGLVPVTLHWYEGKRDGKKVLPSDKLVEQATALSKGKLVDSGSIIVGTKGFAYSPDDYGANVFFSTGEKTGSNTKPETMPSNDKGDQGQKNEWVEAIKAGKPELALSNFDYAGLLTAAFLLGNVAIRTGKAFNFDGEKCQADIKEAAPLIRRTYRKGWDLIGYNAS, encoded by the coding sequence ATGACGACCCGTCGGATCACCCGGCGCCAGGCGCTCGCCGCGTCCGCTGCCGCGCTCGGCTACTTCCACCTCGCGCCGGCGGTGTCCTCCGCCCGCGTGTACCGCGCGAACGAGAAGCTCCGCGTCGCCGGCGTCGGCGTCGGCGGGAAGGGGGACAGTGACATCGAGCAGGCCGCGAAGCTGATGGACGTGGTCGCCCTGTGCGACGTGGACGAGAGCAAGCTGGCGCCGAAGGCGAAGAAGTGGGCCGCGGCGAAGACCTTCACGGACTTCCGCAAGCTGTTCGACGACACCGCGCTGCTCAAGAACATCGACGCCTTCACCGTGTCCACGCCGGACCACAACCACGCGGTCGTCAGCATCCTCGCGATGCGGGCCGGGAAGCACGTGTACTGCCAGAAGCCGCTCACGCACGACGTGTACGAAGCCCACCTGATGCGGGCCGAGGCGAAGAAGAACAAGGTCTGCACGCAGATGGGCAACCAGGGCACGGCGGCGAACGGGCTGCGCCGCGCGGCCGAGCTGCTGCAGAAGGGCGTGCTCGGCGACGTGGCCGAGGTCCACGTGTGGACGAACCGCCCGATCTGGCCGCAGGCGCCCGGCGTAACGGACCAGAAGCCGCCGAAGGAAGGCGCCGTTCCGAAGGGCATTCACTGGGACGAGTTCCTCGGCGTCGCGCCGGACCGCCCCTACGCCGCGGGCATCCACCCGTTCGCGTGGCGCGGGTTCTGGGACTACGGCACCGGGGCCATCGGCGACATGGCCTGCCACACCGCGAACATGGCGTTCATGGGGCTGAAGCTCGGGCACCCGACGAAGGTGTCGGCCGAGGCCGGCGACGTGAACCCGCTCACGTGCCCCAGTTTCGCCCAGGCGGCCATCGAGTTCCCGAAGCGCGAGGGCCTGGTGCCCGTCACGCTGCACTGGTACGAGGGCAAGAGGGACGGCAAGAAAGTGCTCCCTTCGGACAAGCTCGTCGAACAGGCGACCGCGCTCTCGAAGGGCAAACTGGTGGACAGCGGTTCCATCATCGTCGGCACGAAGGGCTTCGCGTACTCGCCGGACGACTACGGCGCGAACGTGTTCTTCAGCACCGGCGAGAAGACCGGCAGCAACACCAAGCCCGAAACGATGCCCTCGAACGATAAGGGCGACCAGGGCCAGAAGAACGAGTGGGTCGAGGCGATCAAGGCCGGCAAGCCGGAACTGGCCCTCTCGAACTTCGACTACGCCGGCCTGCTGACCGCTGCGTTCTTGCTCGGCAACGTGGCGATCCGCACCGGCAAGGCGTTCAACTTCGACGGCGAGAAGTGCCAGGCCGACATCAAGGAAGCGGCCCCGCTCATTCGCCGCACGTACCGCAAGGGCTGGGACCTGATCGGCTACAACGCCTCGTGA
- the dnaG gene encoding DNA primase, with translation MPSDQVELTKQVKAASDIVAVVGSYINIIPAGKIFKAVCPFHADTRPSLDIDPQRQRYKCWACEAHGDVFAFTMFQEKVGFKEARAILAAKAGIKLDEQQSPQDHHRTKLLEVMRWAQSKYAYQYLEADEGAAARKYIGERKLAGKTVRDFGIGFAPITGDWLAKLALAERVPIDTLVEVGLIAPRDGSRGHYDRFRDRVMFPIKDVRGQVVGFGGRIMPNNPLAARGPKYYNSAETPLFHKSELLYGLDLARHANAGYIAVVEGYTDVMMAHQCGVPQVVATMGTALNPKHVAQLRRYAPKVVLLYDADAGGYTGVDRALEMFVSQDVELAVATLPEGLDPCDLLVRPNGIDAFKEVLTSAADALDFKLNKLLERDPVPSIETKRRITDDILGIMASAPPIPGAAAQMKRELIITRLSHRLGSKQETLWARFGELRKAHEQKERETEQKEREQRGREGRPTPTVRPDAILPTNERPRGGSKAGPAAAAERQLVELLLADSTLVPAAAARLAPEEITHSGLRRLLTELFAAQSAGMVPDLEALRERLNDRPDLFDAAQTLQFVGQQMQDREQWLTRLLKRFNEMKAEEEAKKAKELMSGASDEETIELLRRIQKTQPPKRPKNGNNGSPEDDPGQQATPAA, from the coding sequence GTGCCGTCCGACCAGGTGGAGCTTACCAAACAGGTCAAAGCCGCTAGCGACATCGTCGCCGTGGTCGGTTCGTACATCAACATCATCCCGGCCGGCAAGATCTTCAAAGCCGTCTGCCCCTTCCACGCCGACACCCGCCCGTCCCTCGACATCGATCCCCAGCGCCAGCGGTACAAGTGCTGGGCGTGCGAGGCCCACGGGGACGTCTTCGCCTTCACGATGTTTCAGGAGAAGGTCGGGTTCAAGGAAGCGCGGGCTATACTCGCGGCGAAGGCCGGAATCAAGCTCGACGAGCAACAATCGCCGCAGGACCACCACCGCACCAAGTTGCTCGAAGTGATGCGCTGGGCGCAGTCCAAGTACGCCTACCAGTATTTGGAGGCCGACGAGGGTGCGGCCGCCCGCAAGTACATAGGCGAGCGCAAGCTCGCCGGCAAAACCGTCCGCGACTTCGGGATCGGGTTCGCGCCGATTACCGGGGACTGGCTCGCGAAGCTCGCGCTGGCCGAGCGCGTGCCCATTGATACGCTCGTTGAGGTGGGGCTGATCGCCCCCCGCGACGGGAGCCGCGGGCACTACGACCGGTTCCGCGACCGGGTGATGTTCCCGATCAAGGACGTGCGCGGACAGGTGGTCGGGTTCGGCGGCCGGATCATGCCGAACAACCCCTTAGCCGCCCGCGGACCGAAGTACTACAACTCCGCTGAAACCCCCCTCTTCCACAAGAGTGAATTGCTGTACGGGCTGGACCTCGCGCGCCACGCCAACGCGGGCTACATCGCGGTGGTCGAGGGCTACACCGACGTGATGATGGCGCACCAGTGCGGCGTCCCGCAAGTGGTCGCCACGATGGGCACCGCGCTGAACCCCAAGCACGTCGCCCAGCTCCGGCGCTACGCCCCGAAGGTCGTTCTCCTGTACGATGCGGACGCGGGCGGGTACACCGGCGTCGACCGCGCGCTGGAAATGTTCGTCTCGCAGGACGTGGAACTCGCGGTCGCGACGCTCCCCGAGGGGCTCGACCCGTGCGACTTACTGGTGCGCCCCAACGGAATCGACGCCTTTAAAGAGGTACTGACATCGGCGGCGGACGCGCTCGATTTTAAACTGAACAAGCTTTTGGAGCGCGACCCGGTACCCTCAATTGAAACGAAGCGGCGCATCACGGACGACATCCTCGGCATCATGGCGTCCGCCCCCCCGATCCCCGGGGCCGCGGCCCAGATGAAACGGGAACTGATTATCACCCGGCTCTCGCACCGGCTCGGCTCGAAGCAAGAAACACTGTGGGCGCGGTTCGGAGAACTGCGCAAGGCCCACGAGCAGAAAGAGCGCGAAACCGAACAGAAAGAGCGCGAACAGAGGGGCCGCGAGGGGCGCCCGACACCCACGGTGCGGCCGGACGCGATCCTCCCGACGAACGAGCGCCCCCGGGGCGGGTCAAAAGCCGGTCCCGCGGCCGCGGCCGAGAGGCAACTGGTCGAACTGCTGCTCGCCGACTCGACACTGGTACCGGCAGCCGCGGCACGATTGGCCCCGGAGGAGATCACGCACAGCGGCCTGCGCCGGCTCCTCACCGAGCTGTTCGCGGCGCAATCGGCCGGTATGGTGCCCGATCTGGAAGCGCTCCGCGAGCGCCTCAACGACCGGCCCGACCTGTTCGACGCGGCCCAAACGCTCCAGTTCGTCGGCCAGCAGATGCAGGACCGCGAACAGTGGTTGACCCGACTGCTGAAGCGGTTCAACGAGATGAAGGCCGAAGAGGAAGCGAAGAAAGCCAAGGAACTGATGTCCGGCGCGAGTGACGAGGAGACGATCGAACTGCTCCGCCGCATCCAGAAAACGCAACCACCAAAGCGCCCGAAAAACGGAAACAACGGAAGCCCCGAAGACGACCCGGGCCAGCAGGCGACCCCCGCGGCGTAA